A region of the Gammaproteobacteria bacterium genome:
AACATTAAAGTTTTCGGCATACCAATCCGCGACTTGTTCCAGTGTTGAAAATCTTTTGCGCTCTTTATGAAGTGCATCGAACATTGCCTGATGAGTTTGCTCGAGTATTCCCATTGACTCAGCTGTGTAATAAGCTTTTGCATACACATCCCAACCCGGTTGGAAGACAACTGGAACTCTAACCAGAGTTACATTTTCAGGTAGCTTTTCATGCCATGGTTTCATATAAGTTTGAAAATTAGCACAATGTGGACACATATAACCAAAAAACTCATACACAACAACTTGTTTATCGTTCCCGGTTTCATAAGCCGGACTCAATTCGGTGTAATGCAACCCACTACTAAAAGCAGATTGAGTATTTTGAGATTCTTGAGCGCTAATAGAAAAAACCGCCAGAAAAAGCAAAACAAATGCAAATTTCATACTTAAACTCCTTGAATTAATTTATGAGTGGACTTGGACTGTAATCCAACCATGAAGTTCAAATTCTATTTTGAAGATAAACCTTGCATATAGCTGGCAACGGCTTTAATTTCATCGTCGCTCAGATATTTCGCAACACTTGCCATGATATTTCCATTCACATCATCAGCATTTTTTACAGTCTCTCCTGCTCGGAAATCTTTCAGGCGTTGTTCATTATAAGCAGCATGTTGTCCGGCAACAATCGGATATCCTGACAATGGATTTCCCTCACCTGCAACTCCATGGCATGACATACAAGCCGGAATATTTAATTCGGACTTTCCACCCTGGAAAATAGATTGACCCAAAGCTACCAGTTCAGGTTCAGCAGCTTTCTTTGCTGCTTTTTGTGCATTAAAGTAAGCAGCCAAATCTTTCATGTCTTCTTCATTCAAAGCAGCAACCATTCCTGCCATAACTGTGGCTTTTCTTTCGCCACTTTTGAACAGAGACAGTTGTCTGGAAATATAGTTTTCATGCTGGCCAGCAATAGTTGGCCAAACCGGATTCACACTATTTCCGTCTGCACCATGACAGGATGCACACATTGCAGACTTCGCTTTCCCTGATTCCACATCTCCGGCAAAAGACAAAGATGCAAATACTAAAGACATAAAAATAAAAACTTTTTTCATAATTGATTCCGCTTTTTCAATATTTAAAATCAACGCCTATTATAAATCGAAAACGTACCAAGCTGAAAGTGATAATAAGGAATTTGTCAGTTAATAATAATCAATGATGAATTATGGGCGGAAAACGCTTTAATTACCCGAAGTTGTTGAATTTTCTTCTGAGTTGCTCCATTGCCATCCGCTTACTCAGTGATGATAAAAACTGAGCATCTTTTAAATGCTTTGCGCAAAACCACCCCAAACCTTTTGGATGTCCAGCCATACCATTACCAAGTGTTTGGTAGTCGCTGAAATAAACCAATCCTCCGGCCGCTGGATTTTTTTCCAGCTCATGTCGGAAATCCAGATGACACACTTCACAGATTGGTGGTTTCATTTGAATCGTAAATAAAATCAATTTATTCCAATTATTATCATTAAATTGTGATATTCAAATGTTTTCACAAATTTTACAATGTAAAATATCGCTCTTTAGCCGGTAAATGATTGAATACAGCCATGTTTAGCAAAAAAGATACGATTGCAAAAACCGATTCTGAACTTTGGGATGCCATTGTTGCGGAAAATCAACGTCAGGAACACCATATCGAATTGATTGCCTCCGAGAATTACACTTCTCCTGCCGTGATGGAAGCACAAGGTTGTCAGATGACCAATAAATACGCTGAGGGTTATCCCGGCAAACGCTATTATGGTGGTTGTGAATATGTTGACATTGCAGAGCAACTGGCAATCTCAAGAGTAAAGGAATTATTTCAAGCTGATTATGCCAACGTACAGCCACATTCCGGTTCTCAAGCTAACCAGGCAGTTTATTTTGCACTTTTGCAACCGGGTGACACGATTTTAGGTATGAGTCTTGATCATGGCGGGCATTTAACTCATGGTTCCAAAGTCAATCTTTCCGGTAAAATATTTAACGCCGTTCAATACGGTATTGATGCTGACGGTAATATTGATTTTGAAAATGTTCGCGATATGGCATTACAACATAAACCGAAGCTAATTATTGGTGGTTTTTCAGCTTATTCCAAAAAAATTGACTGGCAAAAATTCAGAGAGATTGCTGACGAAGTCGGTGCTTATTTCATGGTGGATATGGCTCATATTGCCGGTCTTGTAGCCGCAGGAGTGTATCCAAGCCCAGTCAATATCGCTGATGTTACCACATCAACTACGCATAAAACTCTGCGTGGTCCTCGTGGTGGAATTATTCTTGCAAAATCCAATCTCGAAATTGAGAAAAAACTTAACTCTATCGTTTTCCCGGGAATTCAGGGCGGGCCTTTAATGCATATCATTGCTGCGAAAGCTGTCGCTTTCAATGAAGCCTTGCAACCGGAATTTAAGTCCTACCAGCAAAAAGTTGTAGAGAATGCTGATATTATGGCAAAAACCCTAATTCAACGTGGTTACGACATTGTTTCAGGAGGAACTGAAAACCATTTGTTCCTACTTGATTTAATCAGTAAAAACATCACAGGAAAACATGCAGAAGCTCGTTTAGGTGAGGCTCATATCACAGTTAACAAAAATTCTGTTCCAAATGATCCGAAATCACCATTTGTCACTTCGGGTTTGCGTTTGGGTTCACCTGCCGGAACAACTCGAGGATTTGGCAAAGAAGAATTTATCCAAATTTCCAACTGGATAGCTGATATCTTGGATGATATTGACAATGATGATGTGATTAATAATGTAAAAACTCAAGTGGTTAAACTTTGCAACCAATTCCCCGTTTACAAGGATTGAAAATGAAACAAAAAAAAATACCTGAACACTTAGCAGCCAAACGAAGAGCCAGAAAACGATTGGTTCAGGCACTTTATCAATGGCAATTGAACGAATCACCAGTTTCTACAATTATCACTCAGTTTTTGACTGAGCAAGACATGGCGAAAGTCGATCAGGCTTTTTTCCAAAAATCCTTGCACAACATCATTGAAAATATCGACTCCTACGAAAAAGAAGTTTCTCCCCTCGTTGAAAGATCATCTTACGATGTTGGAGAAGTTGAAAAGTCAATACTGTTGCTTGCCGTATTTGAATTGAAAAATCATATCGAAACTCCTTATAAAGTGATATTAAACGAAGCCATCGAACTGGCAAAACAGTATGGAGGCGAAGGCTCTCATACCTTCATCAATGGCATTTTACATAAAGTTTCAAAGCAGTTAAGACCACTCGAACATTAACATTTAATCACTATCTCAATCTGCAATCCGCCGTTGATGTAGTTACTTGCAGAAACTCGGGCGTTGTTTTGTTGGGCTAGTTTTTTGACGATTGAAAGACCCAATCCCGAGCCGTATTCGTTCTCGTTGGATTGTGCCATAACAAACGGTTCAAATATTTTCTCAAAGTCTTTTTCTGCAATGCCTTTTCCGTGGTCATAAATCATTATTTTTACTAAATCACTTTCTTTTTCCAGTGTGATTTTTACCGGCGGTTTTCCGTATTTGAAAGCATTTTCATAAATATTTGTTAACATCCTTTTAATACTGATTGGTTTGAGTTTTAAATGGCATTTGCTCATATCAGTTTTAAAATCAATCTGTTTTCCTTGTTGTAGATATGGCTCCATGCTTTGTTGAATGATTGTTATTAAATCGGTGTTTTCGAACTTTTCTTCGCTACCAAGTTTAACAAAAGCAATAAAATCGTTGATGATTTGGTTCATTTCATCAATTTCATTATTCATGTTTTCGCGCATTTCATCATCTGACATGAATTCTGTTTGCAATCTCATTCTTGCAAGCGGTGTGCGTAAGTCATGTGAAACACCAGCTAACAGAATTTCTTTTTCTTGATTCAGTTTTTGAATTTGTATGGCAGAATTTTTTACCAGCTCTGTCAAATTTTGAACTTCGAGTGTTCCTTTAACAGGTAAGTTTTTATCAGAATTTTCACCTTGAACGATTGATTTTGCCATTGATGCAAGCTGTTTGAATGGTTTCAACATATAACGGCTGAAAAAAAAGGAAGCCAATAGAGTCAGTAAAAATAAGGTGATAGCCAGACCCAAAAACAAAGCTGAAATATTGTCGATGTAAGAGTAAAAAGCGAAGCCCAACCAATACTCTTTTGTCCATGTGGGTTGCAACCATAAACGAGGGGGTTCACCATCGGCTTGCAGAAATGCTGTACGGATGTTTTGTTTGTCAAGTTGATTTTTTAGCTCTTGATAAAATTGAATCTGTGGAAAATGATCTGATGGAGATCTCGTTTTAATGAGTACTTCTCCATTTGTATAAATCTCATTGAGTTTAATTTTACTTTGATCAAAATTTTTCTCGTTTAGGAGATGCTTAATTATCAGCATTTGATTATTGATTTGTTGCGCCATTTGTTTGGCAGCCGGTGAAAAAGTTGATGTGCGAAAAACAAACAACACGATTGTAAAATTAATCAGTAACAACACACCAAACATAATTGTCATCTGTGAGTATGTTGAATTGAAAAACTTTTTCATGACAATGCCTTAAATATCACTCACAAATACATAACCAACACCCCAGACTGTTTTAATCAGTTCCGGTTTTGCAGGGTTTTCTTCTACCAGTTTCCGCAAACGGGAAACCAACACATCAATACTCCGATCATAAATTTCAAATTCTTTGGAATGAAGAATTTGCATGATTTTGTCTCTGGATAGAGGGATATTGACATTCTCAACTAAGGCTTTGAGCAAATCGTATTCGCTGGAAGTCAAAGCAGTTATTTGTCCTTTTTCGGACTTTAAATGTCTCTTAACTGTATCAAAATCAAACCTTCCAACACGATAGATAGTCTCAGTTGAAGAAATAGTATCAGCTTGTGGGCGTCTGGTTATCGCTTTAATACGGGCAACAAGCTCTCTGGGATTAAAAGGTTTGGAGAGATAATCATCCATGCCCATTTCCAGACCGATGATTTTGTCAATGTCCTCTCCTTGAGCGGATAACATGATAATGGGAATATTGTTTCCTGAGTGTCTCAGTCGTTTACAAAAATCCAGACCGTTTTCGCCGGGCATCATTAAATCTAAAATAATCGCATCAAATTGATCTTTAATCCTTGCTTGATCCGCTTCTGTGGTGTTTGCGGCATCAGAAACAAAGAAACCTTGCTCCAACAGATATTTTTTCAGCAAAGAACGTAGTTTCAAGTCATCATCAACAATCAATATGTTCAGAATTTTACTCATTAAATAATTCACCTCAGAGTTTCACATTTTATCAGACTTTTGGGATTAAGGTTGATTATTACATTTTGTTACACTTTGCTCATATTGGTGTTACATCATGATTTCATAATGCACCTACGTTTAACAAAACTTACGGAGCAAAATTATGATTCATTTAGACAGAAAAACAATTACAGCCTTATTTTTAGGAGCCACATTAATGATTATGAATCCTGTTCATGCAGGAGGAAGAGTCAAAGCAAGTGTCAAAACTGAAAATGCAGACGGCGGTGTAACAACAGCCCGAGGCGCTGCAGCTAAAGGACAGAATGGCGGAGGATTTGCCAGAGCCAGAGGAACGACCACAAACGGACAAGGGCAAGCAACTGGCGGTGGCGCAACTGCTGTAAAAGGTCCAAATGGAGGTGCTGGTTTCAGGGCTGGTTCATACACAGCTGATAGTTCAGGAAATGTAAATTACCAAGGTGGAGCTGCTGCTACAGGTGCCAATGGTTCAGCTTCAACATCCGGAGGGTTCAGTCGATCAGCCGGTGGTGGAGTGATTGGTGCGCGTTCTACGACGGCAACAGCTAATAACGGGAACTCTTATCAAGGTGATACGACTTATGATTCGAATTCAGGGGTCAATCACAATCATGCTTGCTATGACGCCAATGGCAATGAAATCAAATGCCCAAGCAAATATTAAGGAGAAATCACATGAAAATATTTAAAACAATAGTTCTCCTAACTTGCTTCATTGCTTTGACAACGACCACAGCATTTGCCAATAAAACCATGATTGGTAACGCAATGGGGATTATGCAGCAGATTGCTGATTTAGCTGATGAGTTTAATTTGACAGATCAGCAACGGAGTGACATCCGAGGAGTCGTTTTCTCCTATGCACCCGTATTGGCATATAAAGCGAATGAAATGCTGAATAACAGACAATTATTGATTGAAAATAACCTTGGCGAAGATCAGGTTGATGAAACTTTTTTGCAGGAAATAGCTGATAGACAGGGTGAACTTCTTTCTCAGATAATTGTTGCCAAAGAACACATGAAGAAAGAAATTCGTAATGTATTGACGAGCGATCAAAAGGACTTTGTGGATGAATTATTTATGGTACTCATTCAGTTTCGACTGGCTCAGGGCTGATAGAGCTTAACCCGTATCTCGACCGAAAGTTGCCCTCTCTTTTCTTTCGGTTGAGATATTTTTTTTAAAAATGCAGTTGTTTCAAAGTCCAAAAAAAACTATAGTGAAATCTCTTGATAGAATAATCGCAAACCATGAAACAGTTCCCAATTGTTATCAACACGCCCGGAAGAGGTTATTATCTGATTACTGATGAAATTGAGCAGGCAATTGCTCATGAGATTAAAGGAACCAATGCGGGTCTAGTTCACGTTTTCTTGCAACATTCCAGTGCCGGCTTGACCATCAATGAGAATGCTGATCCAACCGTACGGGAAGATTTTAAGAGTTTTGAAGAAAAGCTCGTTCCTCGTAACTTTCCTTTCAGACATTGCTATGAAGGCGACGATGACATGCCGGCTCATATCAAGTCTTCGTTATTCGGGTGCCAGTTGACTGTTCCCGTTACCAATGGACGTTTGGCATTGGGAACATGGCAGGGAATCTATCTTTGTGAGCATCGCGATTCTCCTCACCGAAGAAAACTGCTAATAACGGTTTATTGATTAATTTTTAATCGCGAAGGAACAGGCACACTACAAGCATCAATATAATTTTTTGCATCCACAAACCACTCACCTTTACGATTTTTACGAGATTGAATCAAATCTCTAAAAGATTGTGATGCTGTATCCATAATTTGTAACTGAAGTTGTTCAGATTCT
Encoded here:
- a CDS encoding thiol:disulfide interchange protein DsbA/DsbL; protein product: MKFAFVLLFLAVFSISAQESQNTQSAFSSGLHYTELSPAYETGNDKQVVVYEFFGYMCPHCANFQTYMKPWHEKLPENVTLVRVPVVFQPGWDVYAKAYYTAESMGILEQTHQAMFDALHKERKRFSTLEQVADWYAENFNVDKEAFLSTAKSFMIDSKVRQSTNMFQRMQVTSTPTLVINGKYKPNVKALGSYNALFELATFLADKEVAEMSLNTQ
- a CDS encoding c-type cytochrome; translation: MKKVFIFMSLVFASLSFAGDVESGKAKSAMCASCHGADGNSVNPVWPTIAGQHENYISRQLSLFKSGERKATVMAGMVAALNEEDMKDLAAYFNAQKAAKKAAEPELVALGQSIFQGGKSELNIPACMSCHGVAGEGNPLSGYPIVAGQHAAYNEQRLKDFRAGETVKNADDVNGNIMASVAKYLSDDEIKAVASYMQGLSSK
- the glyA gene encoding serine hydroxymethyltransferase, which gives rise to MFSKKDTIAKTDSELWDAIVAENQRQEHHIELIASENYTSPAVMEAQGCQMTNKYAEGYPGKRYYGGCEYVDIAEQLAISRVKELFQADYANVQPHSGSQANQAVYFALLQPGDTILGMSLDHGGHLTHGSKVNLSGKIFNAVQYGIDADGNIDFENVRDMALQHKPKLIIGGFSAYSKKIDWQKFREIADEVGAYFMVDMAHIAGLVAAGVYPSPVNIADVTTSTTHKTLRGPRGGIILAKSNLEIEKKLNSIVFPGIQGGPLMHIIAAKAVAFNEALQPEFKSYQQKVVENADIMAKTLIQRGYDIVSGGTENHLFLLDLISKNITGKHAEARLGEAHITVNKNSVPNDPKSPFVTSGLRLGSPAGTTRGFGKEEFIQISNWIADILDDIDNDDVINNVKTQVVKLCNQFPVYKD
- the nusB gene encoding transcription antitermination factor NusB; protein product: MKQKKIPEHLAAKRRARKRLVQALYQWQLNESPVSTIITQFLTEQDMAKVDQAFFQKSLHNIIENIDSYEKEVSPLVERSSYDVGEVEKSILLLAVFELKNHIETPYKVILNEAIELAKQYGGEGSHTFINGILHKVSKQLRPLEH
- a CDS encoding ATP-binding protein, which encodes MKKFFNSTYSQMTIMFGVLLLINFTIVLFVFRTSTFSPAAKQMAQQINNQMLIIKHLLNEKNFDQSKIKLNEIYTNGEVLIKTRSPSDHFPQIQFYQELKNQLDKQNIRTAFLQADGEPPRLWLQPTWTKEYWLGFAFYSYIDNISALFLGLAITLFLLTLLASFFFSRYMLKPFKQLASMAKSIVQGENSDKNLPVKGTLEVQNLTELVKNSAIQIQKLNQEKEILLAGVSHDLRTPLARMRLQTEFMSDDEMRENMNNEIDEMNQIINDFIAFVKLGSEEKFENTDLITIIQQSMEPYLQQGKQIDFKTDMSKCHLKLKPISIKRMLTNIYENAFKYGKPPVKITLEKESDLVKIMIYDHGKGIAEKDFEKIFEPFVMAQSNENEYGSGLGLSIVKKLAQQNNARVSASNYINGGLQIEIVIKC
- a CDS encoding response regulator; translated protein: MSKILNILIVDDDLKLRSLLKKYLLEQGFFVSDAANTTEADQARIKDQFDAIILDLMMPGENGLDFCKRLRHSGNNIPIIMLSAQGEDIDKIIGLEMGMDDYLSKPFNPRELVARIKAITRRPQADTISSTETIYRVGRFDFDTVKRHLKSEKGQITALTSSEYDLLKALVENVNIPLSRDKIMQILHSKEFEIYDRSIDVLVSRLRKLVEENPAKPELIKTVWGVGYVFVSDI
- a CDS encoding Spy/CpxP family protein refolding chaperone, whose product is MKIFKTIVLLTCFIALTTTTAFANKTMIGNAMGIMQQIADLADEFNLTDQQRSDIRGVVFSYAPVLAYKANEMLNNRQLLIENNLGEDQVDETFLQEIADRQGELLSQIIVAKEHMKKEIRNVLTSDQKDFVDELFMVLIQFRLAQG
- a CDS encoding secondary thiamine-phosphate synthase enzyme YjbQ, translated to MKQFPIVINTPGRGYYLITDEIEQAIAHEIKGTNAGLVHVFLQHSSAGLTINENADPTVREDFKSFEEKLVPRNFPFRHCYEGDDDMPAHIKSSLFGCQLTVPVTNGRLALGTWQGIYLCEHRDSPHRRKLLITVY